Proteins from a genomic interval of Garra rufa chromosome 4, GarRuf1.0, whole genome shotgun sequence:
- the LOC141333884 gene encoding uncharacterized protein, protein MDTIKMALVDEDSEDFWIQETVKIKQEDTEEQTDMTPLKEDNQEINAAEENSTKTGNTSLENGAQERLQPYICGQCGKSFRSKKHIYQHMRVHSKKIICRNGRCKMIFPDWKQLKEHVKIHIRKRKPFMCLDCGKNFINQRHLTIHMRVHTGEKPFACEVCGKKFIQKSSVTVHMRTHTGEKPFVCLHCGKGFTISASLKDHVRIHTGEKPFSCKLCEKKYSTKQYLKIHMRTHTGERPYKCLWCEETYVYPRDLKNHLRTHSRKRSSVPLVGMIKTEKK, encoded by the exons ATGGACACTATTAAGATGGCTTTAGTTGATGAGGACAGTGAAGACTTCTGGATTCAAGAAACAGTTAAAAtcaaacaagaagatactgaggaacaaacag acATGACACCGCTGAAAGAGGATAATCAAGAAATAAACGCAGCAGAAGAGAATTCCACAAAGACTGGAAATACTTCCTTAGAAAATGGCGCTCAAGAACGTCTTCAGCCGTACATATGTggacagtgtggaaagagtttcagaagcaaaaaacacatttatcagcacatgagagttcactctaaAAAGATCATATGTCGAAATGGAAGATGCAAAATGATTTTCCCAGACTGGAAACAGCTTAAGGAACATGTCAAAATTCACATCAGAAAAAGAAAGCCTTTCATGTGCCTTGACTGCGGGAAGAATTTCATAAATCAGCGACACCTCACTATTCACATGAGGGTTCACACCGGAGAAAAGCCTTTCGCCTGTGAAGTGTGTGGAAAGAAATTTATTCAAAAATCAAGTGTTAcagtccacatgagaactcacactggagagaagccttttgtTTGCTTGCATTGTGGAAAAGGTTTTACAATAAGTGCATCCCTTAAAGACCacgtgagaattcacactggagagaagcctttctcgTGTAAACTGTGTGAAAAGAAATATTCCacaaaacaataccttaaaattcacatgagaactcacactggagaaagaCCTTACAAATGTCTTTGGTGTGAAGAGACTTACGTCTATCCAAGAGACCTGAAAAATCATTTGCGAACCCATTCTAGAAAGCGATCCTCAGTGCCACTAGTAGGGATGatcaagacagaaaaaaaataa
- the LOC141333848 gene encoding E3 ubiquitin-protein ligase TRIM35-like translates to MDLLTEEDLSCPLCFEIFKDPVVLSCSHSVCKECLQEFWKTKETLECPDCGRISSKHDPPANFALQNLCEMFLKERKERHSSGSEEICSLHSEKHKLFCLENKQPACAECFTSQKHVNHTVRPVSETAPSYKEQLNTALKSLHEKLIHSENIIGEFEKTLQHIRSQAEHTVCQIKQQFEKLHQFLRNEEEATITALREEEEQKKQLMKEKLEEMNRHISVLSHRIKDMEEKIKANDVCFLNEFPVAVEGVQISQSDPQMISGALIHVPRYLGNLPFRVWRKMQNVVQNTPVILDPNTANPRLVLSDDLTSVRRSNYQPVPDNPERFDCYRCVLGSEGFNSGAHCWDVEVKDCSVWTLGVTTASNQRKGWGFFNTDVWSLQYNVSRETGFPVVQQLERVRVYLDYEGGTVSFIDPVTNTHLHTFTTTFTDTLLPFFSSPDSLRILPVNSQ, encoded by the exons ATGGATTTACTAACTGAAGAAGATCTTTCTTGTCCCTTGTGCTTTGAAATCTTCAAGGATCCTGTTGTTTTATCATGTAGTCACAGTGTCTGTAAAGAGTGTCTTCAAGAGTTCTGGAAAACAAAGGAAACTCTGGAGTGTCCTGATTGTGGGAGAATATCATCAAAACATGACCCTCCTGCTAATTTTGCTTTACAAAACTTGTGTGAGATGTTCCTGAAAGAGAGAAAAGAGAGGCATTCTTCAGGATCTGAGGAGATCTGCAGTTTGCACAGTGAGAAACACAAACTCTTCTGTCTGGAGAACAAACAGCCTGCATGTGCAGAGTGCTTTACTTCACAAAAACACGTAAATCACACAGTCAGACCCGTCAGTGAAACTGCTCCATCTTATAAG GAGCAGCTCAATACAGCACTGAAGTCCTTACATGAGAAACTTATACACAGTGAAAACATTATAGGAGAGTTTGAGAAAACACTTCAACACATTAGG TCTCAAGCTGAGCACACGGTGTGTCAGATTAAACAACAGTTTGAGAagcttcatcagtttctcagaaatgaagaagaagctacaatcactgcactgagggaggaagaggagcagaagaagcagCTGATGAAGGAAAAGCTGGAGGAGATGAACAGACACATCTCAGTCCTTTCACACAGAATCAAAGACATGGAGGAGAAGATCAAAGCCAATGACGTCTGCTTTCTAAAT GAGTTTCCAGTTGCAGTGGAAGG AGTTCAGATCTCACAGTCGGATCCACAGATGATTTCTGGAGCTTTGATTCATGTGCCACGTTACTTGGGCAACCTGCCTttcagagtctggaggaagatgCAGAACGTCGTCCAGAACA CTCCTGTAATTCTGGATCCAAACACTGCAAATCCCCGTCTCGTCCTGTCTGATGATCTGACCAGTGTGAGACGGAGCAACTATCAACCCGTTCCTGATAATCCCGAGAGATTTGATTGTTATCGCTGTGTTCTGGGATCAGAGGGCTTTAACTCAGGAGCACACTGCTGGGATGTGGAAGTTAAAGACTGTTCAGTCTGGACTCTAGGAGTCACTACAGCATCCAACCAGAGGAAAGGATGGGGTTTCTTCAATACTGATGTCTGGAGTTTGCAGTACAATGTGTCTAGAGAGACTGGCTTTCCTGTTGTACAGCAGCTTGAGCGTGTGAGAGTGTATCTGGACTATGAAGGCGGAACGGTGTCATTCATTGATCCTGTAActaacacacatctacacacCTTTACAACTACCTTCACTGACACACTCTTACCATTCTTCAGTAGTCCTGACTCTCTGAGGATCTTACCGGTCAATAGCCAGTGA
- the LOC141333846 gene encoding uncharacterized protein, producing MAFIKEESEDIRIEEAFRVKHEDTEKQQDLESLKEESQELNKTQDKTKNEKHQNFKAEGESISCSQTEKTSSPQKAQKTQSTNLQSHVRTHTGESSFTCQQCGQIFNRKGSLTIHMKFHIEKKPLICPHCGKCFAQKQLLNVHMRIHTGDKPYTCKLCLKSFTQKNNLNVHLKRHTGEKPYSCKLCGKSFSLNSYFKIHMKIHTEKKPLICPQCGDCFSQKHLLNAHMRVHTGEEPCTCKLCGKSFTRKGNLKTHMRIHTGERPFICGQCGKSFTQKKLLIGHIRVHTGEKPFTCPQCGKSFTIKGNLQAHIRSHTGENPFTCDQCGRSFRYKENLNYHLMIHSRENSFTCHQCERSFADMNHLKNHVKIHIGEKPFMCHHCGKSCSKGGHLKDHLRTHTGEKPFTCEQCGKSFTFKGNLKTHTRIHTGEKPHKCIQCEKSFTRQSSMKRHLRTHSSEGKFKILSLCPKPHTL from the exons atggcatttattaaagaagagagtgaagacatcaggattgaagaagcattcagagtcaaacatgaagatactgagaagCAACAAG ACCTGGAgtcactgaaagaggagagtcaagaactgaatAAAACGCAAGATAAAACTAAAAATGAGAAACATCAGAATTTCAAAGCTGAGGGGgaatcaattagttgctcacagactGAAAAGACTTCGTCACCACAAAAAGCTCAAAAAACACAAAGTACAAACCTTCAGTCCCAcgtgagaactcacactggagagagctcTTTCACCTGCCAGCAGTGTGGACAAATTTTCAACCGGAAAGGAAGCCTTACAATCCACATGAAATTTCACATTGAAAAGAAACCGTTAATATGCCCTCATTGCGGGAAGTGTTTTGCACAGAAACAACTCCTTAatgttcacatgagaattcacactggagacaaaccttacacctgcaaactgtgtTTAAAGAGTTTCACACAGAAAAATAACCTTAATGTCCACCTAAAAAGGCACACAGGGGAAAAACCTTACTCCTGtaaactgtgtgggaagagtttctcattaaacagctattttaagattcacatgaaaattcacacggAAAAGAAACCATtaatatgccctcagtgtggagatTGTTTTTCACAGAAACATCTCCTTAATgcccacatgagagttcacactggagaggaACCTTGCACCTGCAAActatgtgggaagagtttcacacgtaaaggaaaccttaagactcacatgaggattcacactggagaaagaccGTTCATATGTggccagtgtggaaagagttttacacagaaaaaacTCCTTATTGGCCACATTAGAGTTCACACTGGcgagaagccttttacctgccctcagtgtggaaagagttttacgaTTAAAGGAAACCTACAGGCGCACATAAgaagtcacactggagagaatccattcacatgtgatcagtgtggaaggagttttaGATACAAAGAAAACCTTAACTACCACCTGATGATTCACTCAAGAGAGAACAGTTTTACATGTCATCAGTGCGAAAGGAGTTTCGCAGACATGAATCACCTTaagaatcatgttaaaattcacatcggagaaaagcctttcatgtgccatcactgtggaaagagttgcTCAAAAGGAGGACACCTCAAGGATCActtgagaactcacactggagagaaacctttcacctgtgaacagtgtggaaaaagtttcacgtttaaaggaaaccttaagacTCACacgaggattcacactggagagaagcctcacaagtgtattcagtgtgagaagagtttcacacgtCAAAGCAGCATGAAACGTCATTTGCGAACTCATTCTTCAGAGGGAAAATTTAAGATTCTTTCGCTGTGTCCGAAACCACATACTCTCTGA